GAGTGATTCGGGTCACGGGGCACGAGGAGGCCGACGAATACCGGATTTGTGTCGAAGACGAGGGGATCGGCATGACCCCGGAGCAGGTGGGGAAGGTTTTCGACAAGTTCTATCGCGCCGATACCTCCAATACCGCCGTCGAGGGGACCGGCCTCGGCATGAGCATCGTGCGCCATATCGTCGATGCCCATGGCGGGCACGTCGAGATCGAAAGCCGGATGGGGCGGGGAACCCGGGTGCTGGTGGGGCTGCCTAAAACGGCTTGAAATCGTCTGCCGCAGGGCTAAAACCACTGTTTTAAAAAAATGCTTGATTTTTTTTCGGAGGGCGTGCGATAGTCCGAAAGCATAAAAGTTGTACTGAAGCGGAACCCGGACCGATTGATCGTCAGTCAGTTTTTGAACAACCGCGCAGACCTTTGGCTGGCGGTTTTTTTTTGGGCAAGCCTCTTTGGTGCAACGTACAACGTATCCGTATCGGAACAAAAGGAGTCAGAAGACAATGGCTGAAGGTACTGTAAAGTGGTTCAATGACGCAAAAGGGTTTGGTTTCATCGAGCAGGACAACGGACCCGATGTATTCGTACACTTTTCCTCGATCCAGGGCGACGGCTTCAAATCCCTGGCCGAAGGGGACCGGGTTCGCTTCGAGGTGACTCAAGGGCAGAAAGGCCCCCAGGCCGCCAACGTCACCAGAATCTAATCCTTTCTGGACATAGACCTACGCAAAACGGCTCCCCGGTAATTCGGGGAGCCGTTTTGCGTTTTGTCTTTCGTTTCGGGACGCGGATCAAATTTTTCCGGAAAGGCGCAATACTCCTTCAGCAGCGACATAGGAGGTAATGATCAGTGCGAACCAGCCAACGATCATAATGTAAATCATGGGATAAATCTCCTGGGTAAAGGTTCCGATTCTCCAAGG
The nucleotide sequence above comes from Desulfuromonas acetexigens. Encoded proteins:
- a CDS encoding cold-shock protein — encoded protein: MAEGTVKWFNDAKGFGFIEQDNGPDVFVHFSSIQGDGFKSLAEGDRVRFEVTQGQKGPQAANVTRI